ctgccaatgcaggggacacgggttagagccctggtctgggaagattccacatgccgcagaccagctaagcccatgcacaactactgagcctgcgctctagagcccgcgagccacaactactgaagcccatgtgcctagagcccgtgctcctcaacaagagaagccactgcaatgagaagcccgcgcaccgcatcgaagagtatcccccgctggccgcaactagagaaagcccccgcgcagcaatgaagacccaacgcagccaaaaataaataaataaaataaatttatacattaaaaaaaaggtaatactTGGTCTCATGTTCTTTTTGGTTCAAATTAtgtctaatattaaaatataattaaagacaTGAAAAGCTTCTTATTTTTAGAGTACATGAAAAGTGCCTTAAACCTTATTCTTATTGAGTAAGGCAGGATCTAAATAAGGATGAGCCAATCACTTTTGTTGTCCTGATTAGAAAGAAAGTATTGGAAAGGATATTCTTGTGTGTGCCCTGAGGACAGTTAGAGTTTAAGTAAGCAGGGGTCCTAGAATCTAATAAAGTAGGTGTTTCCAATGAATAGAGGACTATGTCTCAAAAAGTTTTAGAGCCAGATGGCAGATAAACTATTTTGGACTGTATCTGGTGGATAAACGATTTTGAGCAGGAACAAGGTATGATATTTCATTACTATTTAGTATCTAGGAAAATTTAAGCTATTCACTTTCCTCCAacatttttacttttgctttatttgtttttgcttttcaaacTAATTCatgaatttaacatttttttttttacttttctgatatTATAGTTTGTTCTGTGAGCTTATTTGCCACAGAAAAGAGCAACAATGGTTTTCAGTGTGAACTGAAAACTTTATTGTGAACTTGAAATCTTCACACAGAATTTATTCATCTCCTGCAGCAGCACTACTTATCTActaatttaatttcttaataGAATAttgaggacctccctggtggtccagtggcttagactccatactcccaatgcagggggcccgggtctgatccctggtcagggaactagatcccacatgcatgctgcaactaagagttcgcatgcctcaactaaaagatcccttatgctgcaactaagaaccgGCGcagctaaacaaataaataaataaatatttttaaaaaatagaatattgaaAGAGGAGTCAACAGTAACTgtagcgggacttccctggttgcacagtggttaagaatccgcctgccaattcaggggacacgggttccagccctggtctggaaagatcccacatgccacggagtaactaagcccatgcgctctagagcctatactctagagcctgcgagcaacaactactgaagcccacgtgcctagagaccatgctccgcaacaagagaagccacctcaatgagaaacccgtgcaccgcaaggaagagtagcccccactcgcagcaactagagaaagcccgcacacagcaacgaagacccaacacagccaaaacaaaaaacaaaaacaaaaacaactgtagCAAACACTTTCACAGTGCTTACTGTATGCTGGGCACTAAGTGCTATAATAATAATTCATCAAACCTTCACCGCAACCTTTTGAGATATattctattattatctccattttacagttagCAAAGTTGGAACAGAAGAGTTAAGTAATAGGACCAAAGCCACACAACTAATGACAGAGTCCAAATTTGGACCCAGGCAATTTGGTTTCAGAGTCTAGGCATTTAACTGCCATACTCTTGCCCCTAATTGACATCAAGAAAATCAGTAGTCGAGAACTGATGGTAATAAAGAGAATCCAGTGGTAATGTGATCACGTAACACGATTCACCTCAAAAGTCTgaaattccattatttttttcctaggtGAAAAATGTCAATCCTGAATTAAGTCTTCTGGCATTTCCATAAACTCTCTAGGGACAGGAATTCCTAACCCTTTTCAAAGAAGAGCTGAAGAAAGCAGAGAGGAGGCCAGAAACATGAAGGTTGTGGAAGTGATGAAGAAATCCCAGAAGTCAATTTACAGGTATAATTTGAGCTGGGTTGTTGTTGGCAGAGAGCATAGTCAGCCTAACCAAAGACAACACCATTGTATGTTATCCCCAAGCTATGAGTGCTTATATTGTCGTAGAACTGAGGGAAAATTGAACTTGCCTTGCCCAAATTTTAAAGGCCAGAAAGTTCAGGAATAGGTCTTGCTCCATCCTGTACATTCTATACTGGGGAGCTTCTGCCACCTAGTGTTCATGTAGAAAATGGCAAGAGTTTGGAATCACCAACCCTGTCCCTCCACAAGTCCAGGAGTATTTAAAGAAGACTGGTCCCAAtggctgtctcatttttttctcaagttatCTTCCCTCCaatgagaattagaaaatatttgatattattaATTCTTTGTGGAAGAAAGaattaatagaaagaaagaacttcagctacaataaatttcttttaaaatttgatggggtttgaaatttgttttatctttaattttaggATTTATAGCTTtctaatggaaatttaaaatggtTAGGCTTTGTAGTTAGACATAGAGGCAATAATGAAGTAGATGGAAAGGagacagggcacaacctttaaaagaatgacatagccattggGACACAACAAAAACTGGTtggaaccaactaggtccaagatggcagaagattcagCTTCCAGTAGaacttgagcctcattatacattCATTGTAATgtattagcatgctaaatgacacacccacaggtgccatgactgTTCTGAGaccaaccataaaaggccaaaaagtgggtggtggcccaattcctggaaatctccaccctttctccaaaatagttggaataatcctcccactcattagcctgtgAAATTATCCAGCtgataaaaactaaccacccctaTTTTggggcctcttgccttctgagatggcccacattcTGTCTGTGGAATGTGTTTCTCCCAAGACtgttcttgccttttgagatggACCACattctatggaatgtgtatctctctaaataaatccacttcttacctatcactttgtctctcactgaattctttttgtgacaaaacataaaaaacttgagcttcattaagtcctgagacctgGTGTGTGATTTCAATTAAAATGCAgtggttcaagtcccaatctgagttgtgCAGTTTCAATTGCCTTTGAAATCACAAGTTGAACAATCTGTGGTCTCTTTCCTCCAAAACCTCCTCCAGGGATGCTAGGTAGCAACTGGGAAAGGACTGTTTCCAAGACCTCACAGCAGTTGTCTGTAGAACCGTCCCTCCTCTGTACTCAGAGCCTGAGGTGCTCACCCTGCCATAGTACTTCCCTCTGTACAGTCTCCATTGATTGACTCACCGTTCCCCCTTTTTAGACATATGCATACCTCCAGGGCAGaaatcatttctaattctattagcAAGTAGTGGATATTAAGTATGTATTAAATGGATGCTGTAGAGAAAGTACGTCTGCTATTAACTTGTTCCAGCTTGTAGCCCTCAAATCAAGCTTAGCCTGCTTGGGCAAAGATTTCCCTAACCAGCTAACCATTTCATTTAAGCCCTAACCTGGTGTCTTCTTGACCTGAGCACAAATCAActttcctgtgtttcctgccttcactcctcttctcctttccttccttcccatatGTTGGGTATGCAGAACTATTTATCGTGCTGGTTTTCCCCCTCTTCACAAACTCTCTCAGCCAACTTTTCCCTACTCTACTCTTAAAGCAAGCTAATTATGCTCAGTgtactttgatttttctttgttacaCTCTCTGTTAGATTAACAGGGAAATataaaaagtctattttgttgtATCTGTTTGGGGACAGTCTATACCATCAGGGTCTTCTTGCTTCCCAACTCTGGCACCTGGGATACTAGTTTTGAAATGTAGGTAGAGGAACATAAAGGAATGACATCtttcataaaatagaataatgaGTTCTTGaagatttgagaaaataaaagcatctgAAGGCAAGTGTCCAGGTAGAAAGAAATGTCTGAACAGGTGGCCACTGCAGTTTTCTTCAGAGTCTCACTTTTCTATACATATTTTGTCAAGCTGCTTACTTCTATCACCGCTATGCTGGCCCCCAGGAGTATACACTTCTTTCTTCAAAGCCCGAACTCCTTGGTTCTTGGTTTTCTTCAAAGTACTGTGGAGCCATGGTGGACTTTCCAAAAAGTCTTTACCAGTATGAACCAATGATTATCATTGGGTGGAGAAATCGTGGatgatcattttcttctttacagtttttttggGTTTATTGATTTCTTACTGATTTATGTATTAGTTTTATAGTCATCTGAAAAATTAGACTTTACAAAATTCAAAGGGAAAACAAgcaagtaataaaaatatagctAAGCATACAAACAGCAGATTTCTAATTTTACCACACTGTTGTCTGCACACCTCATCGGCTCCCCAAGCTCTTGTTCCATACCACATCATTTTTGAGGGCCTTACCAGAGTAGctcactttttcattttctgtggtaCTCCTTTTGACACCTTATAGACCTCATTGAGAAAACAATGGATGGACTGTGGAACTGATTGCTCTTTGAGggtaaataattttatatcctcAGGTAGATATCAGCATATAAAGAAATCTTCTAGCTACAGAGGCCTCCCCACCAACTTCCTCAACTTCCCAGAAATAAAGTAAAAGCTTGTATTTCCTGAGATCAAATTAAATTTGAAGTTAAAGGCCATCCAGTTGACCAGACAGTGAACCCTGGGCCAGTTGGGTGGGTAGGAACCCTGTTTGTTAGTAAGGCATCAAGTGGTTAAAATGAACTTCAAAAGCTATGTGATCTTAACTTTTGATTTTAACAAAGGAAGGTGAGAAGAATATAAATGTTTGCTTAGGCTGGAGTTTAGTAGTAGTAATTGCAGTCATTTTTACATGAACTGTTTACCTTTCCTGCTTAGGTATAGTGCATTACAATTATTGTCaaataattaaatgttattaactcatttaatcataaaACTAAACTGTTGATATATGCTCAATACGTACAGCTTTTTATGTGTCACAGTAGTCATCTGCTTATATAGCTTAGTTGTTTGCTCATACTCTTAAGAATGAAATAGAACCCAGGATTCACCCTAGTAAGCATGCCTGTGGTAGTGATCTTTGTTCCTCCTTCTCTTTGATTGGATCCGATCCAGTGACAATGCCTCAGATGTTAAGTCAACCCTAATAATGAAAAGCTACTTTGAAAGATAAATCTAAGATTATTTGTTAAGttttgggtggggggtgggtaaaGCTTCTTTGGCTGAAGAGAGGTTGGAGACTTCTTAAATGTTGGACATTTCcccttaaatttgttttatttgttctttttctccctttgattGAGGTGAgggttttaaaatcatttctgctCTTCCCATAGGTATAGTTGTGACTTGTGGCACTTTGATTAAAAACATATTCTGATTATTCCCTCGTATCTTttgcccatccccacccccagcattcCGATTTCTCTGTTTAAGGTTATAAAAAATTTTCCATACCCTCACCTTCACATTTTGTGATAATCTTGTttacttcatattttttcatCCCTTTTCTACTCACTATTTGGTCAGCAGGGAATAATTTCTTCAATTACCACCATAACAGCAAAATACCTATTATCCTTAAATCCTAACCATCTGGGGTCCAGAAGCCATACTTAAATTTCATTACACATTAATTCCGTTACTGATATGATATGTAGAAAGAAATGTCTGAACAGGTGGCCACTGATATGGCCATTACTGATATGTAGCTAATGACCTCTGAAAAGGTCATTAGTAATAGAGAATCTAGGAGACTTGCCTGTACATGAAAgaggtagaaaaaatattttttattagcaTGTTCAAGGTAGTCAAGATATTAACAAacattttaatcctcacaacaaccctgtgaggtaggtaagtCATTGTTTCGTGACAAACTAGTATTATTCCAAATAAAGTgcaatttataaaagaataaatctgCATCAGGAATAATTTTGTTAATGATACCATTTATGTATATGctaatatttgtgtttttgtataCTTTGATTCATGCAGTTGATTCATGCAGTAAGGTGTCCCCAGAAAAGTTTACTATAAATCAAATCCTATTTAAATACATGTGGGAACAATTTAAATAAACTCTGGggtgaatttttttaataaaatagatcACTTTTTGAGCAAATACTATGAATATTCCTTtcttacacaaaataaaaaggcatcctCATCAACGTTGCActcacatttattcattcttcagtaAGTTATCTCAACATGGCACCAATGCAATGTAAGACttaatttattgaattaaacCTTAGCAATTTGGTATATGGCAGTGAACTGTGTTGCTGTGTAGAAATCTCCAAATATATTGCGCTCAATCTCAACCCAAAACCTAGGATGGATTAATTATtgaaaacactaaaataaatgatgatagaTTTCAAAAAGTATTGTTCCTTGAGaacattacttatttttttcctttaaattgcaaaaggaaaagagatctTAGGGTCtttgaaaagaaacataataTTCTGATAACTATAAACTTCTGGTGATTTGTATTACAAATCAAAGAAAGCCTCATGCTATCAATTTACTTATAAGGGAGCACACAGATGTTATCCCCCAAATTTacgtatttttttcctctgtgccaATATGACTTACTAGGAAGAGaattacagttgacctttgagtaacatgggtttgaacagtgtgggtccacttatacgtgtatttttttcaataaatacgtactacagtactacatgatccgaGGTTGTTTGAATCCGaggatgtggaaccacagatatggagggatGACTGTAAAGTTACATGGGGATTTTTGACCACGTGGGGGGTCAGGGCCCCAGCCcccgagttgttcaagggtcaactgtattcccAGGTACCCATTTTCTCTTAAATCCATATTTAAAGTACATTTCCATTATTCATCCAACATTAGTAAACATACAGTTtgcctaacatttttttttataattgtcTTATCTGCAAAATAAACTTTTACTAGAGAACTcctattacatttaatttaaacatttagATTAGTTATATAATTTATCTGTAACAATAACTTTAAGTTTGGGAGCTTAGTTAAGTTAAAATCCACTGGTAGGTTTTTAATACTTTAACAAGTGGTTAAAGTAATTTATCATTACAAAGAAATAACTGAAGTCCAGAAAAACATTCTcaccaaagtattttaaaaaactgttgcaGGAACATTAGGCAAATCAACAGGTAAAATAGACTAAGCCATCTATAAGTTGTACATTCAAATCCATACTAGATCCAGTAGTGCACTTTGGATTATAGTGAGGTAGGGCAAATAAACACAGTCAGATACATTTTGAACTGTTAAATTTATATAAACTGAAAATTGACTTACACCCAGGTTTTATTTGgatatccaaaaagaaaaactgagaagtCAAATGATGAAGTATTTTCTTGGATTCAAAGACAGAACTGTAAAAAACCTTTGAGGTACATATACAAAGGCTacaagatatattttatttcaacataAAATATGCTTGTATAAAAATAACCTGggatatagaaaaaagaaatacaaacattttTGCATAGATTCTCTATATACCTGGGGCTAAACACTAGATAATACacctctgaaactaatatagctGAACTATTTCCTTGGATACCaagtatatacaaaataaaagccCTTCATCTGGGGGAGCATGGGCAGGAgggaaaacaatttaatttagcatcagtctatatttatttctctgttgcTCGAATATAAACTAATGATGACAAGAGGAGAAACTCTGGGGgtttatttaacaaaattaagtTCACATTTCTGAGGCCATCATAGTGCATCCAATGTCCATCAATTTGAAAAGCTGCAGAATAATGATGTTCCTCTTTGTTAAACAGTGTGGCACCTTCCAACAAATACCTGCAAATTAAATGACAAAGTGTAGCAGAAAATCACAATACTTTGTTCTTGAGAAAAACATTCCCTAAATTTTTAACTAATAAAAAACTGAGATTATTTGCATTCTATTCTCTGTAAAAGATATCCATCTGtaaaaattatgtattataaTTGGTAATTTGGAGAAAGatgtttaagaattttaaaaattgatataatttaagaatttttaaaagcatgttttaaCAGATTAACCCATAATCTGCATGGTTCTgttatataaaatacacacaagaAAATTTTTAAGGCAAAAAGTTAAAAGAACACTGTATGTCCTAATTTGTATGCAGATATCTTAATCTAATGATGACAGtaacattttatgtttaaatgaTGACCTCATACTATACACTACTTTGACTTGAAATACAAGTAATAGCCAACCAGAATTTACTGACTATTTACTATCTCTCAGGTACTAAACACTTCACATGTGCTATcttattaaatcctcacaataatGGCACCAGATAGATACTGTTATCTCTGTtcaatagataagaaaactgacgTGTAAACTGGTTGTTactggctcaaggtcacatagcttgtAAGGTAGGGCTATTCCATAGTGTATTCCATAGTCTAAGCACTTAACCACTATGCACACTGCCAGCAATGACTCCCTGCAGTAGATTCTGACCTTATCCAGGCTACATAAATTTAGAGATAGCTATGACTTTTCCAACAATATGTATTTCCCTTAAGGGCTACTCAAAATCATGATAGAATagcagaaaaatatagaaataaatttattttttactagttttataaaacaaacaaaaaaacacatactTGTGATCAGATAAATCCAAGTAATAGGGTACATATGCCAGATCTTCAGATTTCCAATGCTGCATATTTAAGACAACAAAAGGGGGTGCCCCGTGGCAGAACACTCGCTGGGAAAATTCCCTTAAGCCACCACACCTAAAATTGAAAATAGGCATGAACTTTACTACACTTGGGACAAAGCTGCCTTTTATCACTCTGGGTTGCCTTTATTACATAATATCATAGTAAGCATAATTGTCTATTTTAGGTATGGGTATATATCAACAGTATAGCTATATTAATACCTTATATGCCTAATTCCCAGAGTTAATAAACTTTGAGATTCTCTATATAGGAAATGATACTTTTAAAACTCCAGGAAAGGCTAGCTGTGTTTATCTAAGCTTATAAaaacatgtatcttttagaatgatagaaaagtttttatttgtaaatacatttttctttctctaggctGGTTTCAAACGGGAATAATGGCAGAGAGGGAATAAGATGACTCTTACAGTCTTCTTTAGACTGGATGAAATTCCCTAATTGCTTCCTTTTGCCATTAGGATGAAGCAAATTCTGTTTTCTTAGTAGTATCAGGTATTAAGCATATGGATCAGAATAAAACAAACGCAATTATACAGTAAAATCTCGATTAACCGGAATGCTCAGGGCACagtattttggttaaaaaaacacTGACTAAACTAAGTTACCAGAAAACCATTTTGTTTCAGTATTTGTTGCAAAAATACACTAGTTCACTTTTTGGACTTAAGTACAATTAACtgaaggtattttattctttccttttgtgaTTAATTAGGCCATAGGATCACCCTTCTAAATATTAATTCTCATTGCACAATACTGTAGATATAAAGATTGTTGAGACTGGGATGAATATGTTCTGCccctttgtatttccttttccttttcttttttttttaaccacgtTGAACTTTTTGGTTGTCATTTACCTTTCTCCTAAATGAGGAGTgcagaaaaaaatccagttaatTGAGGGTCCCGATTAGCTGGGTTCCGGTTAACCAAGGTTTTATTGTACCTACTCAGcagtagggaaaaaaagaaaaggcatttgcTTTGTATTCATCAAGTAACTGTAGTATTATATTCTATATAGTGATATTGATAATGACAACACagcataaaatggcatagtaaaCTAGAAGGTGTTAAGATTCCAAAACTATTAGGCTTTCTAAATACTTATGAGTTgctatttcataaaatattaacatcaaaGAACATACCAGTACAGGTTTCTTTATAAAAAACGTACAAATACTTTCATCTTAAATGTCTCTCATACACTCACCCACACTCTTCACACAGTTCAATCCTGGAACAGAATAACTCATCCACAGCCAGTCGTATCAAGTTTCCATGTGGAATTTCTTGGGGAGGACTACAACAATTGCAAAATGCATGTAAGAACTGTTTCGATATTTTACATGTAAATACATTATTAGGATAACAAATTTTACAGGTTATTCATTATTAGCAAACCACATATCAAAGTATAACCTctgttattcatctttgtatttcttaTAGACAGTATAGAAACCAGTTGAACTTAATAAACATTAATGCATGAAGCTTTCAAGAAACATTAAATCTTTCTATAAACTGATCCTGAAACATGCAGTCGTTACTTTAAAAATTTCCGAGAGGATTCAATAGAGTGGATTCTGGTCTTGACGAAGAAAGCAGGACCCAGAATTAGGAGAGTCAGGTAACTGACTCAATGCAAGTTACAGCCATtgttggcctcagtttcctgatttgttaaaaaaatttttttccctacatACTTCAGAGGTTGTTTTAAACATAggattaaaaaacaggcaaaagacttaaaaagttATATAGagtataatgaaaaatattttattgagaatcaTAAAATACTAGTATTAATATAGGattgtaaatatttcattatagtttcaaaagatatacacataaaaagatactagttttttaaaaacaaggcaaATTTCTGAAACACTTTTTTTAGTCCATTATGATTTAGCGTAACAATTTTTTCTCCTGATGGAGATTTCAAAACCAACATCATCATATCAGCAATACAGGAAAATGGACAAAGTGTATTTCAGAACAAGAGAGACATTTATTGGTAGAccctaaaaaaaataatgtatcttcAGCTTTCCCTAAGTAGCATGAtgttataatacagtattaaacTAAATATGCTATACAGAAAATGTGAATTTAATAAGTTCAGGTATGTGACATACATTCCCAAAAGGGAGCAAATCTATTAGGCTGTTTTTCTGGACCACAGGGCCAAGTAGGCTTTCTGACAACAATGTGTTTGGGTCTGTTTTCCTGGACCACAGGGCCAAGTAGGCTTTCTGACAGCAATGTGTTTGGGTCTGTTTTTctgtcctgttttcttttttttttccactggcaATTATCCCTTTTCTTGTTCATGTCCCCTGGGGGCATTAATGTTTCCCAATACTCCACTAGGGCTTGCCAGTTTGGCCTTCCTCCCTGTCATTTACCAGCTTGGAGGTCTATCTTCTCTCCGAAAGCCCAAAATACTCAGCAAGCTATCAGAACCTTTCCTAGCCAATGAAAAATTCCTCACATCCAGGTCCTCTTCAGGTATTAACATTCCAAGTTTGGGGTTCCTGTCTCTAATCATGCCCTGGCCATGACATGGAGTACTTTCAATCTTCCTGTTCAATCTTCCTAGCCTACCTGACAGAGATCCATTCAGAGTGAAACATCCCAATATAGTATTAAGTGTTCAAGAGGTTAAATTTGTGACACAAGGAATTAGTTATCTTCACAGTCATATTAGTAAATTCTGAGCAAGAGGAAAACATTTTGCATACTGAATAGTTCATTACTTTGCAAGTGAAATAGTTATCAATTGGTTTTGTAAAGTAAATTCTGAGATGTTTGGATGTAATAGAAGAGTTACATTTTTGTCATGGGACCTAATAAAGAGTCTTGCATTTGTGTggttgctttatgtgtaagttGTTACACAGGTCTGTACTTTAAGAAGTACTTTGactatatctatctacctacctccCTATCTCTATATATATCATTCATTATAAAAAAGTATACTATTTTTGCTAAAAGtgacaaaacagactttagagCAACTTACTTTATATTAATTGTGCGCTGCTGATCTTCCTGCACTCGAGTTGGGCATCGCCAGTTGGAACAGTAACTCTCTTGTATGGTCGACATGagattttcaagatttt
The genomic region above belongs to Phocoena phocoena chromosome 2, mPhoPho1.1, whole genome shotgun sequence and contains:
- the C2H14orf28 gene encoding uncharacterized protein C14orf28 homolog isoform X2 encodes the protein MKTLFEEIKASIKNNYNQDRSFWRPVLPWGGVFTIKAGRKAVSCTPLYVEIRLKNTCTIDGFLMLLYVILNENENFPRELSLHLGREFIDCFLYLMDTYSFTTVKLLWIWDKMEKQQYKSEVHKASLIIDLFGNEHDNFTKNLENLMSTIQESYCSNWRCPTRVQEDQQRTINIKCGGLREFSQRVFCHGAPPFVVLNMQHWKSEDLAYVPYYLDLSDHKYLLEGATLFNKEEHHYSAAFQIDGHWMHYDGLRNVNLILLNKPPEFLLLSSLVYIRATEK
- the C2H14orf28 gene encoding uncharacterized protein C14orf28 homolog isoform X1, which translates into the protein MKTLFEEIKASIKNNYNQDRSFWRPVLPWGGVFTIKAGRKAVSCTPLYVEIRLKNTCTIDGFLMLLYVILNENENFPRELSLHLGREFIDCFLYLMDTYSFTTVKLLWIWDKMEKQQYKSEVHKASLIIDLFGNEHDNFTKNLENLMSTIQESYCSNWRCPTRVQEDQQRTININPPQEIPHGNLIRLAVDELFCSRIELCEECGCGGLREFSQRVFCHGAPPFVVLNMQHWKSEDLAYVPYYLDLSDHKYLLEGATLFNKEEHHYSAAFQIDGHWMHYDGLRNVNLILLNKPPEFLLLSSLVYIRATEK